A stretch of Rhinopithecus roxellana isolate Shanxi Qingling chromosome 12, ASM756505v1, whole genome shotgun sequence DNA encodes these proteins:
- the CEACAM8 gene encoding carcinoembryonic antigen-related cell adhesion molecule 8 isoform X2 has protein sequence MGPISAPPCRGCIPWQGLLLTASLFTFWNPPTTAQLTIEAVPSNAAEGKEVLLLVHNLPQDTLGYNWYKGEMVDANHRIIGYVIATQVNTSGPADSGRETIYPNATLLMQNVTRNDTGSYTLQVITLNLVNEEVTGQFSVHPETPKPSISSNNSNPVEDRDAVALTCEPETQNTTYLWWVNGQSLPVSPRLQLSNGNRTLTLLSVTRNDAGPYECEIQNPVSVNFSDPVTLNVLWVNLNLSCHAASNPPAQYSWSVNGTFQQHTQKLFIPNITAKNSGSYACHATNSATCRNRTTVRMITVSDASMQGSSPGLSARATVSIMTAILARVALTQ, from the exons CCTCACTTTTCACCTTCTGGAACCCACCCACCACTGCCCAGCTCACTATTGAAGCTGTGCCATCCAATGCTGCAGAGGGAAAGGAGGTTCTTCTGCTTGTCCACAATCTGCCCCAGGACACTCTTGGCTACAACTGGTACAAAGGGGAAATGGTGGACGCCAATCATCGAATTATAGGATATGTAATAGCAACTCAAGTAAATACCTCAGGGCCTGCAGACAGCGGTCGAGAGACAATATACCCCAATGCAACCCTGCTGATGCAGAACGTCACCAGAAATGACACAGGATCCTACACCCTACAAGTCATAACGCTAAATCTTGTGAATGAAGAAGTAACTGGCCAATTCAGCGTACATC CGGAGACTCCCAAGCCCTCCATCTCCAGCAACAACTCCAATCCCGTGGAAGACAGGGATGCTGTGGCCTTAACCTGTGAACCTGAGACTCAGAACACAACCTACCTGTGGTGGGTAAATGGTCAGAGCCTCCCGGTCAGTCCCAGGCTGCAGCTCTCCAATGGCAACAGGACCCTCACTCTACTCAGTGTCACAAGGAATGACGCAGGACCCTATGAGTGTGAAATACAGAACCCAGTGAGTGTGAACTTCAGTGATCCAGTCACCCTGAATGTGCTCT GGGTAAATCTCAACCTCTCCTGCCATGCGGCCTCTAATCCACCGGCACAGTATTCTTGGTCTGTCAATGGCACATTCCAGCAACACACACAAAAGCTCTTTATCCCCAACATCACTGCAAAGAACAGCGGATCCTATGCCTGCCACGCCACTAACTCAGCCACTTGCCGCAACAGGACCACAGTCAGGATGATCACAGTCTCTG ATGCTTCAATGCAAGGAAGTTCTCCTGGCCTCTCAGCTAGGGCCACTGTCAGCATCATGACTGCAATACTTGCCAGGGTGGCTCTGACACAGTAG
- the CEACAM8 gene encoding carcinoembryonic antigen-related cell adhesion molecule 8 isoform X1, with product MGPISAPPCRGCIPWQGLLLTASLFTFWNPPTTAQLTIEAVPSNAAEGKEVLLLVHNLPQDTLGYNWYKGEMVDANHRIIGYVIATQVNTSGPADSGRETIYPNATLLMQNVTRNDTGSYTLQVITLNLVNEEVTGQFSVHPETPKPSISSNNSNPVEDRDAVALTCEPETQNTTYLWWVNGQSLPVSPRLQLSNGNRTLTLLSVTRNDAGPYECEIQNPVSVNFSDPVTLNVLYGPDAPNISPSDTYYLPGVNLNLSCHAASNPPAQYSWSVNGTFQQHTQKLFIPNITAKNSGSYACHATNSATCRNRTTVRMITVSDASMQGSSPGLSARATVSIMTAILARVALTQ from the exons CCTCACTTTTCACCTTCTGGAACCCACCCACCACTGCCCAGCTCACTATTGAAGCTGTGCCATCCAATGCTGCAGAGGGAAAGGAGGTTCTTCTGCTTGTCCACAATCTGCCCCAGGACACTCTTGGCTACAACTGGTACAAAGGGGAAATGGTGGACGCCAATCATCGAATTATAGGATATGTAATAGCAACTCAAGTAAATACCTCAGGGCCTGCAGACAGCGGTCGAGAGACAATATACCCCAATGCAACCCTGCTGATGCAGAACGTCACCAGAAATGACACAGGATCCTACACCCTACAAGTCATAACGCTAAATCTTGTGAATGAAGAAGTAACTGGCCAATTCAGCGTACATC CGGAGACTCCCAAGCCCTCCATCTCCAGCAACAACTCCAATCCCGTGGAAGACAGGGATGCTGTGGCCTTAACCTGTGAACCTGAGACTCAGAACACAACCTACCTGTGGTGGGTAAATGGTCAGAGCCTCCCGGTCAGTCCCAGGCTGCAGCTCTCCAATGGCAACAGGACCCTCACTCTACTCAGTGTCACAAGGAATGACGCAGGACCCTATGAGTGTGAAATACAGAACCCAGTGAGTGTGAACTTCAGTGATCCAGTCACCCTGAATGTGCTCT ATGGCCCAGATGCCCCCAACATTTCCCCTTCAGACACCTATTACCTTCCAGGGGTAAATCTCAACCTCTCCTGCCATGCGGCCTCTAATCCACCGGCACAGTATTCTTGGTCTGTCAATGGCACATTCCAGCAACACACACAAAAGCTCTTTATCCCCAACATCACTGCAAAGAACAGCGGATCCTATGCCTGCCACGCCACTAACTCAGCCACTTGCCGCAACAGGACCACAGTCAGGATGATCACAGTCTCTG ATGCTTCAATGCAAGGAAGTTCTCCTGGCCTCTCAGCTAGGGCCACTGTCAGCATCATGACTGCAATACTTGCCAGGGTGGCTCTGACACAGTAG